The Dioscorea cayenensis subsp. rotundata cultivar TDr96_F1 chromosome 19, TDr96_F1_v2_PseudoChromosome.rev07_lg8_w22 25.fasta, whole genome shotgun sequence genome includes a window with the following:
- the LOC120284144 gene encoding calreticulin-like — MTALLSTQFEHKCCPDELEMHGLSLFTPYLYLSSFGVDEVFLLRAQWEIYCDMVITFTLSISEEMPTLRDLMGGVKIVFSINFLVIYFFFATSSEVFFEEHFDDEWEDQWVVFNWRKQDYMAGEWNHTSSKWSGDYENKGIQITMDYQFYTILAELPEFSNKEKTLVFQISTKHEQKINCGGGYMKFISEEINQKKFDS, encoded by the exons ATGACAGCCCTCCTTTCTACACAGTTTGAGCATAAATGTTGCCCCGATGAGCTGGAGATGCATGGGTTATCTCTCTTCACTCCTTACTTGTACCTGTCTTCTTTCGGTGTTGATGAAGTCTTTCTCCTCAGAGCACAGTGGGAAATTTATTGTGACATGGTCATAACATTCACATTGTCTATATCTGAGGAGATGCCTACACTCAGGGATCTTATGGGTGGAGTGAAGATA GTCTTCTCTATCAACTTCTTGGTCATTTACTTCTTCTTTGCAACCTCTAGTGAGGTCTTCTTTGAGGAGCATTTTGATG ACGAATGGGAGGATCAGTGGGTAGTATTTAATTGGAGGAAGCAAGACTATATGGCCGGGGAATGGAATCATACTTCCAGCAAATGGAGTGGAGATTACGAGAACAAAG GTATCCAAATTACCATGGATTATCAATTCTATACCATTTTGGCAGAGTTGCCAGAGTTTAGTAATAAGGAAAAGACATTAGTTTTCCAGATCTCAACTAAGCATGAGCAAAAAATTAATTGTGGTGGTGGCTATATGAAGTTTATCAGTGAGGAAATTAATCAGAAGAAGTTTGACAGTTAA